Proteins encoded in a region of the Augochlora pura isolate Apur16 chromosome 4, APUR_v2.2.1, whole genome shotgun sequence genome:
- the Arr gene encoding low-density lipoprotein receptor-related protein 6 isoform X3 — protein MEIHQQEKLYWTDWKTWCIHSYDVQQNQAHPRELLHGEYIPGDIEVWDIRRQPRGSHPCEKNNGNCSHLCLLSSSEPGYTCACPTGVKLVDNFTCAERPEELLLIVQRNEICRISLDSPDYTNFVLPLTGIKHAIAIDFDPVQEMLYWTDEEACAIRRASLDGSNQENIIVTEVENPDGIAVDWLAQNLYWTDTGTDRIEVARLNGTSRKVLINEDLIEPRAIALAPELGWMFWTDWNEKRPKIERSNLDGTERILLITKDIVWPNGIALDLARWKIYWCDAKTDKIEVCNMDGTDRREVITDNLPHLFGLSLLGDYLYWTDWQRRSVDRAHKLTGGEREVIVDQVPNVMGLKAVHLGKVNGSNPCAKNNGGCSHLCLNRPENKYVCACQIGYELTKDKRTCVVPDAFMLFAKKENIGRISIENANNDNIIPLTGVKDASALDFSIADNRIYWTDVKLKTITRAFINGSDMERVVDLGLETPEGLAIDWIAHNLYWSDTGTRRIEMVRLEGCSRKVLIWNDITEPRCVALDPSRGYMYWTEWGNTGSIERSFLDGTNREIILFNIGRANGLTIDHSAQKLYWADLHTPAIDSFDLRTRKKEAIITQHIGYPFSITQYQDYIYWTDWNTGDIEKANKTTGAGRVKIHNKLESVTDLLVFHASKQAGWNLCTLKNGNCSHLCVALPGENESVSTSFKCECPTHYTLGEDNKSCIAPNTFMMYSLRNAIYRFLPDTNDCPDIVLRIQGLKNVRSIEFDPITQHIYWIDGRTSSIRKTLENKTHSTIVVSGGSGHPVDLALDSLGRLLFWSCAINDAINVTKLDNGSALGIVVKGDGEKPRNIAIHSEKRLLFWTDVGRKMRVMRSKMDGKERVVIATDLEQPTSIAVDAVFNIIYWAHGNRIECADFDGNNRKVLVSPVKQGSIIYLAVFFDFVYWFDKDSLSLERVNKSGNGRKMVMNKALTDLITVNAPQNDVMKTHICSPFRDYGGCSHFCIGTTTSMCSCPKSLVLSEDEKTCRAAPACGSDHFTCAAPSSAMAKDCIPATWKCDGQTDCPDGSDELGCPACSREQFKCQSGHCIDMSWVCDGTAQCHDGLDEAHCCPDQFQCIGNGVCISTSTLCDGWEDCADGSDESPTLCTPANNPRQESNSLESGKITYVIVVLIALTATIAAVAFGFYYCRRKFINNEELPDILHDSAGDPLSPKPARLAKPMFTQKNCRKDLKIGMETVGMSMLNGSSIGSSYDRSHITGASSSTRGSSAGGYPQETLNPPPSPATTANSTRCSSSNASRYKPYRHYRSINQPPPPTPCSTDVCDESDSNYPARYRYESEPFPPPPTPRSVYQSDAGISCPPSPSSRSSTYFSPLPPPPSPVP, from the exons ttgttattaatagttCAAAGAAATGAGATCTGCCGCATATCTTTGGATTCTCCTGATTATACAAACTTCGTTTTACCATTAACAG ggATTAAACATGCAATTGCAATTGATTTTGATCCTGTGCAAGAAATGCTGTATTGGACAGATGAAGAAGCTTGTGCAATTCGTAGAGCTTCACTTGATGGTTCTaatcaagaaaatattatagtcacaGAGGTGGAAAATCCTGATGGTATAGCTGTTGACTGGTTAGCTCAGAACCTTTACTGGACTGATACAGGAACAGATAGAATTGAAGTAGCTCGATTAAATGGTACAAGTaggaaagtattaataaatgaagacTTAATAGAACCTAGAGCAATTGCTCTAGCTCCAGAACTTGGTTGGATGTTCTGGACTGATTGGAATGAAAAACGTccgaaaatagaaagaagtAACCTTGATGGTACAGAAcgtattcttttaataactaaAGATATTGTTTGGCCAAATGGAATTGCTTTAGATCTTGCTAGGTGGAAAATCTACTGGTGTGATGCAAAAACAGATAAGATTGAAGTTTGTAATATGGATGGTACAGACAGAAGAGAAGTAATTACAGACAATTTGCCACATCTCTTTGGATTGAGCTTATTAGGAGACTATTTATATTGGACAGATTGGCAAAGACGAAGTGTAGATAGAGCACATAAACTCACTGGTGGTGAAAGAGAAGTTATTGTTGATCAAGTTCCAAATGTTATGGGTTTAAAAGCAGTACATTTAGGAAAAGTTAATGGTTCGAATCCTTGTGCAAAAAATAATGGAGGCTGTAGTCACTTATGTTTAAACAgacctgaaaataaatatgtttgtgCCTGTCAGATTGGATATGAACTAACAAAAGATAAGAGAACCTGCGTTGTACCAGATGCTTTTATGCTATTtgcaaaaaaggaaaacattgGAAGAATTAGTATCGAAAAtgcaaataatgataatattattccatTGACCGGTGTTAAAGATGCAag CGCCTTAGATTTTAGCATAGCTGATAACCGCATTTACTGGACAGATGTTAAATTAAAGACGATTACAAGAGCATTTATAAATGGTTCTGACATGGAAAGGGTAGTTGATCTCGGTTTAGAAACACCTGAGGGTCTAGCAATAGACTGGATTGCTCATAATTTGTACTGGAGTGATACAGGAACTCGAAGAATAGAAATGGTTAGATTAGAAGGTTGCAGTAGAAAAGTGCTTATTTGGAATGACATTACTGAACCTAGATGTGTGGCTCTTGATCCTAGTCGAGg ctATATGTATTGGACAGAATGGGGAAATACCGGAAGTATAGAGCGATCATTTTTAGATGGTACAAATCGAGAAATTATACTGTTCAATATTGGCAGAGCAAATGGTTTAACAATCGATCATTCAGCACAGAAATTATATTGGGCAGATTTACATACTCCAGCTATTGATAGTTTCGATTTGCGtacaagaaagaaagaggcaATTATTACACAGCATATTGGATATCCATTTAGTATTACTCAGTATCAAGATTACATTTACTGGACAGATTGGAATACAG GTGATATAGAGAAAGCTAATAAAACTACTGGAGCAGGTAGAGTGAAAATACATAACAAGTTAGAATCTGTGACAGACCTATTAGTTTTCCATGCTTCCAAACAAGCAGGATGGAATCTTTGTACActgaaaaatggaaattgcaGTCATCTTTGTGTTGCTTTACCTGGGGAAAATGAAAGTGTGTCTACTTCTTTCAAGTGTGAATGTCCAACACATTATACCTTAGGAGAAGATAATAAATCTTGCATTg cGCCAAACACATTTATGATGTACAGTTTACGAAATGCAATTTATCGTTTCCTTCCTGATACTAATGATTGTCCGGATATAGTTCTACGAATTCAGggtttaaaaaatgtgagaTCTATAGAATTTGACCCAATAACCCAGCATATTTATTGGATAGATGGCCGAACTTCATCTATAAGGAAAACTCTGGAAAATAAAACGCATTCTACAATAGTTGTGTCTGGAGGTTCGGGACACCCTGTGGATCTAGCTTTAGATTCTTTAGGAAGATTGCTATTCTGGTCATGTGCTATAAATGACGCTATCAATGTTACAAAACTTGATAACGGTTCTGCATTGGGCATTGTCGTTAAAGGTGATGGAGAAAAACCAAGAAATATTGCTATACATTCTGAAAAGAGATTACTTTTCTGGACAGACGTTGGAAGAAAGATGAGAGTTATGCGTAGTAAAATGGATGGAAAAGAAAGGGTTGTGATTGCAACTGATCTTGAGCAACCAACTAGTATTGCAGTTGATgcagtattcaatattatatactggGCACATGGAAATAGAATCGAATGTGCAGATTTTGatggaaataatagaaaagttCTGGTATCTCCTGTTAAACAAGGATCAATCATTTATTTGGCAGTcttttttgattttgtttacTGGTTTGATAAAGATTCATTAAGcttggaacgtgttaacaagTCTGGAAATGGGAGAAAAATGGTTATGAACAAAGCACTTACAGATCTAATCACAGTAAATGCTCCACAAAATGATGTGATGAAGACACATATTTGTAGTCCTTTTCGAGATTATGGAGGATGTTCTCATTTTTGTATTGGGACGACGACGTCTAT GTGTTCTTGTCCAAAGTCTCTAGTTCTTTCTGAAGATGAGAAAACTTGTAGAGCAGCACCAGCTTGTGGTTCAGATCATTTTACTTGTGCGGCACCTAGTTCTGCAATGGCAAAAGATTGTATACCTGCAACATGGAAATGTGATGGCCAGACGGATTGTCCCGACGGAAGCGATGAATTAGGATGTCCGGCTTGTAGTCGCGAACAATTCAAATGTCAAAGTGGTCACTGCATTG ATATGTCATGGGTATGTGATGGTACAGCTCAGTGCCATGATGGTCTTGATGAAGCTCATTGTTGTCCTGATCAATTTCAATGCATTGGAAATGGTGTTTGTATTTCCACTTCAACTCTTTGTGATGGTTGGGAAGACTGTGCTGATGGTAGCGATGAATCTCCAACCTTATGTACACCTGCAAATAATCCCCGACAAGAAAGCAATTCATTAGAATCTGGAAAAATTACCTACGTCATTGTTGTACTTATTGCATTGACTGCAACAATAGCTGCAGTTGCTTTtggattttattattgtagaaGGAAGTTCATAAATAATGAAGAGTTACCTGATATTTTACACGATTCTGCTGGAGATCCTTTGTCGCCAAAGCCAGCAAGATTGGCAAAACCTATGTTTacacagaaaaattgtagaaaagaTCTAAAAATAGGAATGGAGACTGTAGGGATGTCGATGCTAAATGGAAGTAGTATTGGATCTAGTTATGATCGAAGTCATATTACTg GTGCATCGAGTTCAACGCGAGGAAGTTCAGCAGGAGGTTACCCTCAAGAAACGTTAAATCCTCCTCCAAGTCCAGCAACAACAGCAAATTCTACCAGATGCTCAAGCAGTAATGCGTCTAGATATAAACCTTATAGACATTATAGAAGTATTAATCAACCTCCACCTCCGACTCCTTGCAGTACAGATGTTTGTGATGAGTCGGATAGTAATTATCCAGCGAGATATAGATATGAAAGTGAACCATTTCCTCCGCCTCCTACTCCAAGGTCTGTTTATCAAAGCGATGCTGGAATTAGTTGTCCTCCATCTCCTAGTTCAAGGTCATCAACATATTTTAGTCCTCTTCCGCCACCACCTTCTCCTGTTCCTTGA
- the Rcd5 gene encoding microspherule protein Rcd5, producing MDIPTPSNINHGFSHGNDGFLNIPIESTSLDSLSTKRRSSSRTIKRRKFDDELVETTFNLQPPATSAKSAARSRTVSISTAPMECLPQQNVPSPIPISANVSHPDRCNRRTSRPGGSSAPGRKNKKNKNHSHSVNATKDLGRWKPTDDLALITGVQQTNDLRMVHRGTKFSCRFTLQEIQQRWYALLYDSAVSRVAVQAMRNLHPELIASVQARTLYSKAEEDLLGTVKSTSQPTLEVFQELLEANAHTFYSARTAKALLAHWQLMKQYHLLPDQTAQSLPRGEHVLNFSDAEEMINDTELLEQKDEFVDAELVTADRRNKREIRVLENELSRWQVLVDSVTGVNPPDFDNQTLAILRGRLVRYLMRSREITVGRSAKDHNVDVDLTLEGPAWKVSRRQGTIRLRNNGDFFLSSEGKRPIFVDSRPILAGNKMKLNNNSVIEIAGLRFIFLINQELISVIRQEAVKLNLKP from the exons ATGGATATTCCAACTCCTTCGAATATAAATCATGGGTTTTCTCACGGTAATgatggatttttaaatatacccATTGAATCAACAAGTTTGGATTCATTGTCTACAAAGCGCAGAAG tTCTTCACGTACAATAAAGCGCAGAAAGTTTGACGATGAGCTTGTTGAAACAACATTCAACTTACAACCACCTGCTACGAGTGCAAAGTCGGCCGCTAGGTCTAGAACTGTTTCAATTTCTACTGCTCCAATGGAATGTCTTCCACAACAAAATGTACCAAGTCCCATTCCAATTTCTGCAAATGTATCTCATCCAGATAGATGTAATCGACGAACAAGTAGACCAGGAGGTTCAAGTGCTCCTGgcagaaaaaacaaaaagaataaaaaccaCTCACATTCTGTAAATGCTACAAAAGATTTGGGTAGATGGAAACCTACAGATGATTTAGCATTAATCACTGGTGTACAGCAGACAAATGATTTGAGAATG GTTCACAGAGGTACAAAATTTTCATGTCGGTTCACACTACAAGAAATCCAACAGAGATGGTATGCTCTATTATATGATAGTGCAGTTTCGAGAGTGGCAGTACAAGCCATGCGCAATTTACATCCAGAATTAATTGCTAGTGTACAAGCAAGAACTTTATACAGTAAAGCAGAAGAAGATCTTCTTGGTACTGTAAAATCg ACTTCTCAACCAACATTAGAAGTCTTTCAGGAATTGCTTGAAGCAAATGCACACACCTTTTACTCGGCAAGAACTGCTAAAGCTTTATTAGCTCATTGGCAGTTAATGAAACAGTATCACCTCCTTCCTGATCAAACTGCACAAAGTTTGCCTCGTGGTGAACatgttcttaatttttctgatgCAGAAGAAATGATCAATGACACAGAGTTACTAGAACAGAAGGATGAGTTTGTGGATGCGGAACTGGTTACTGCtgatagaagaaataaaagagaaataagagTGTTAGAAAACGAACTAAGTAGATGGCAGGTTTTAGTTGACAGTGTAACAGGAGTAAATCCACCAGATTTTGATAATCAAACTTTAGCAATACTTAGAGGAAGACTTGTTAGATATTTAATGAGGTCACGAGAG aTTACTGTAGGTCGTTCAGCAAAAGACCACAATGTAGACGTAGATTTGACATTGGAAGGACCCGCCTGGAAAGTTTCTCGTAGACAAGGAACAATTCGTTTAAGGAATAACGGagacttttttctttcttcagaAGGAAAGAGACCTATTTTTGTGGACAGTAGACCTATACTTgctggaaataaaatgaaacttaataataatagtgtgATAGAG ATTGCAGGTCTcaggtttatatttttaataaatcaagaaCTTATTTCTGTCATACGTCAGGAAGCAGTGAAACTAAATTTGAAGCCGtga
- the Pgrp-s3 gene encoding peptidoglycan recognition protein S3 encodes MVNRIWTIFFLIVYIYTANAEDDCPSITKRNQWSTVEARDVNYLILPIPYVVIIHTVTPECNTKRQCSTQIESLRSHHMDILGWHDIGFSFLIGGDGNVYEGTGWNREGAHTYGYNKKAVGIAFIGDYRRKGASNEMLNATHNLILCGKSQGILRNDVRVVGARQVISTESPGIELYKQIQEWPEWSSNP; translated from the exons atgGTAAACAGAATTtggacgattttttttttgataGTCTACATCTATACTGCAA ATGCAGAAGATGATTGTCCCTCAATTACTAAAAGAAACCAATGGAGTACTGTAGAAGCAAGAGAcgtcaattatttaattcttcctaTTCCTTATGTTGTCATTATTCATACTGTTACTCCAGAATGTAACACTAAAAGACAGTGTAGTACACAGATTGAAAGTTTACGTTCTCATCATATGGATATTCTGGGTTGGCACGATATAGGATTTTC GTTCCTAATTGGTGGTGACGGAAATGTGTATGAAGGCACTGGTTGGAATCGAGAAGGAGCTCATACATatggatataataaaaaagcagTTGGAATTGCTTTTATAGGAGATTATCGAa gaAAAGGTGCAAGTAATGAAATGCTTAATGCAActcataatttaattctttgtgGTAAGTCACAAGGAATACTTAGAAATGATGTCCGTGTAGTTGGTGCTAGACAAGTTATAAGCACCGAAAGTCCAGGAATTGAACTTTACAAACAAATTCAAGAATGGCCAGAATGGTCTAGCAATCCTTAA
- the LOC144468968 gene encoding protein decapentaplegic produces the protein MRMLLPLRLVFVAANLLLAATKANVHMHLHSDTAKHFSIGEHEQAIAGIEASLLSLLGFAKRPKPQGPAYVPESLKKLFVKQNSIGMADIARPGINARSANTVRSFSHIESDLDHKFQSPNRFRLSFDLSSIPSGEKLQAAELSVSRKSILNEKDSTQKLGRILVYDILRPGTKGHSAPLLRLIDSKPVNTRKNGTISLDVHPAVERWIDDPKNNHGLLVHVHGSKQEHVRLKRSINERNETWVISRPMLFTYTDDGRYKMSSASQIMDRRARRAALRKNRRKDGRENCRRLPLYVDFADVGWNDWIVAPPGYDAFYCHGDCPFPLADHLNSTNHAIVQNLVYSTKPSMVPKACCVPTALSSISMLYLDEENKVVLKNYQDMAVLGCGCR, from the exons ATGCGCATGTTGCTGCCACTGAGATTGGTTTTCGTCGCAGCAAATTTGCTGCTGGCAGCTACCAAAGCAAATGTTCATATGCACTTACATTCTGACACTgccaaacatttttctattggaGAGCATGAACAAGCAATTGCTGGAATAGAGGCTAGCCTACTGTCACTTCTTGGTTTTGCAAAAAGGCCAAAACCACAAGGCCCAGCTTATGTTCCAGAGTCTCTAAAAAAACTgtttgttaaacaaaattctattgGTATGGCTGATATTGCTAGACCAGGTATTAATGCTAGATCTGCTAATACAGTTCGCTCCTTTTCTCATATTG agaGTGACTTGGACCATAAATTTCAGTCTCCAAATCGCTTTCGTCTTTCCTTTGACTTAAGCAGTATACCTTCAGGAGAGAAATTACAAGCTGCTGAATTAAGTGTGTCTCGAAAATCCATATTGAATGAAAAAGATTCCACACAGAAATTGGGTAGAATACTTGTTTATGATATTTTACGTCCTGGTACAAAGGGACATAGTGCTCCACTATTGCGTTTAATTGACAGCAAACCAGTTAATACTAGAAAGAATGGCACAATTAGTTTAGATGTTCACCCTGCTGTAGAGAGGTGGATAGATGATCCTAAGAATAATCATGGACTCCTGGTGCATGTGCATGGAAGTAAACAGGAGCATGTACGTTTAAAAAGGAGTATAAATGAGAGAAACGAGACATGGGTCATTAGTCGACCAATGTTATTTACATATACAGATGATGGCAG gTATAAAATGTCGTCTGCGAGTCAAATAATGGACCGCCGTGCCAGGAGAGCTGCACTTCGAAAAAATCGGCGGAAAGATGGTCGTGAAAACTGTAGACGACTCCCGCTCTATGTTGATTTTGCAGATGTTGGTTGGAATGATTGGATTGTTGCTCCTCCTGGTTATGATGCATTTTACTGTCATGGCGATTGCCCTTTTCCCCTGGCAGATCATTTGAATTCTACTAATCATGCGATTGTTCAGAACTTGGTTTATTCAACGAAACCAAGCATGGTGCCAAAGGCTTGTTGTGTACCTACTGCGCTCAGTTCAATATCCATGCTCTATCTTGACGAGGAGAATAAAGTAgttctgaaaaattatcagGATATGGCTGTTCTTGGATGTGGATGCCGCTAA